In Agrobacterium tumefaciens, a single genomic region encodes these proteins:
- a CDS encoding dicarboxylate/amino acid:cation symporter encodes MSQATTSARPSGPKPFYRNFGFQVLSAMVIGLLLGLLARNIGPDAAGSPNWLSVTLQTIGSIFVQLLRALVPPLIFTAIVASIANLKNLSNAAKLVWQTLLWFAITALIAVVIGIVLGLVIQPGVNTAIANTAAAAPSSTGSWLDFLKGLVPANVFGLEASTKITNGSGSTSLNFNVLQLLVVSIAFGVAALKAGKAAEPFLAFNQSLLTIVRKILWWVIRLTPIGTIGLLGRAVDQYGWTTLSQLGWYAAAVYIGLALVLFVVYPALLLAHGLKPSRFFAGAWPAIQLAFVSRSSIGTLPVTETVTEKSLGVPREYAAFSVPLGATTKMDGCAAIYPAISAIFIAQFFQVPLGIQEYVLIVFVSVLGSAATAGLTGAVVMLTLTLSTLGLPLEGVGLLLAIDPILDMGRTAVNVAGQALVPTIVAKREGILNEAVYNNAKDIDALDDREVAAA; translated from the coding sequence ATGTCACAGGCAACGACGTCCGCCCGCCCTTCCGGGCCCAAACCCTTTTATCGCAATTTCGGCTTCCAGGTTCTAAGCGCCATGGTCATCGGCCTGCTGCTGGGCCTCCTTGCGCGCAACATCGGCCCCGATGCCGCCGGCAGCCCCAACTGGCTTTCGGTGACGCTGCAGACCATCGGCAGCATTTTCGTGCAGCTTTTGCGCGCGCTCGTGCCGCCGCTGATCTTTACGGCCATCGTCGCTTCCATCGCCAATCTCAAGAACCTTTCCAACGCGGCAAAGCTCGTCTGGCAGACACTTCTGTGGTTCGCCATCACCGCGCTGATCGCCGTTGTCATCGGCATCGTGCTCGGCCTCGTCATTCAGCCGGGCGTCAACACGGCGATTGCCAATACGGCAGCGGCAGCGCCTTCCTCCACCGGTTCGTGGCTGGATTTCCTGAAGGGTCTCGTCCCGGCCAACGTGTTTGGCCTTGAGGCGTCTACCAAAATCACCAACGGTTCCGGCAGCACCTCGCTGAACTTTAACGTTCTGCAGCTACTCGTCGTATCGATTGCCTTTGGTGTCGCGGCCCTGAAGGCCGGCAAGGCGGCGGAGCCATTCCTCGCCTTCAACCAGTCGCTGCTTACCATCGTGCGTAAAATCCTGTGGTGGGTCATCCGCCTCACCCCCATCGGCACCATCGGCCTGCTCGGCCGCGCGGTTGACCAATATGGCTGGACGACGCTGTCGCAGCTCGGCTGGTATGCGGCGGCGGTTTATATCGGTCTGGCGCTGGTGCTCTTCGTGGTCTATCCGGCGCTGCTTCTCGCCCATGGCCTGAAGCCGTCGCGGTTCTTCGCGGGCGCTTGGCCGGCCATCCAGCTCGCCTTCGTCTCGCGCTCCTCCATCGGCACGCTGCCCGTCACCGAAACCGTGACGGAAAAGAGCCTTGGCGTGCCGCGCGAATATGCCGCCTTCTCCGTGCCGCTCGGCGCCACCACCAAGATGGATGGCTGCGCCGCGATCTATCCGGCAATCTCGGCGATCTTCATCGCGCAGTTCTTCCAGGTGCCGCTCGGCATTCAGGAATATGTGCTGATCGTCTTCGTCTCCGTGCTCGGTTCCGCTGCGACCGCCGGCCTGACGGGTGCTGTGGTGATGCTGACGCTGACGCTCTCCACGCTCGGCCTGCCGCTTGAAGGCGTGGGACTGCTGCTCGCCATCGATCCGATCCTCGACATGGGCCGCACGGCGGTCAACGTCGCCGGCCAGGCGCTGGTGCCCACCATCGTCGCCAAGCGCGAAGGCATTCTCAATGAGGCCGTTTATAACAACGCCAAGGACATCGACGCGCTCGATGACCGGGAGGTAGCGGCGGCCTGA
- a CDS encoding DUF1499 domain-containing protein, with translation MTVRFVRPFSVAAYLSRYLGLAALALFLIAAGIHRFGPLTTPDLVGLLIIAAGIALAAVLLALIGLERLWTTGARGGLSALAALLLSALPLGVVGYGAYLYWQQPKIYDISTDLTDVPEWLATPAANQQWLVRPATLTKADRDEQAEAYASLAGRRYEGAIDRIYAAAKKMATAQSIRITHTKGVIGAEDAPTIGVPPQDRTQPAEDAPVEDLPSIVPVPMARPSDAPQPTFFNGSGVVLMQGETRTRIWGLRFDILIRLKEEAETTIVDVRVASRYGPHDLGMGAAIAEAYLDTLDAEMQGLNDN, from the coding sequence ATGACTGTGCGTTTCGTCCGGCCTTTTTCGGTTGCAGCCTATCTTTCCCGTTATCTGGGTCTTGCGGCGCTGGCGCTTTTTCTCATCGCCGCCGGCATCCACCGTTTCGGGCCGTTGACGACGCCTGATCTCGTCGGGCTGCTCATCATTGCCGCCGGTATCGCTCTCGCGGCCGTGCTTCTGGCGCTGATCGGCCTGGAGCGGCTGTGGACGACGGGCGCGCGTGGCGGGCTTTCGGCACTGGCCGCGCTGCTTCTCTCGGCGCTGCCGCTCGGCGTCGTCGGTTACGGCGCATATCTTTATTGGCAGCAGCCGAAGATTTACGACATCTCCACCGATCTGACCGACGTGCCGGAATGGCTCGCGACACCCGCCGCCAACCAGCAATGGCTGGTGCGACCCGCGACCCTTACCAAGGCGGATCGCGATGAGCAGGCGGAAGCCTATGCCAGCCTTGCCGGCCGTCGTTATGAGGGCGCGATCGACCGCATCTATGCCGCCGCCAAAAAAATGGCGACTGCCCAGTCCATCCGCATTACCCATACGAAGGGTGTGATCGGCGCGGAAGATGCCCCAACCATCGGCGTGCCGCCACAGGACAGGACGCAGCCCGCGGAAGATGCGCCGGTGGAAGACCTGCCCTCCATCGTGCCCGTGCCCATGGCCCGCCCGTCCGACGCGCCACAGCCCACTTTCTTCAACGGCAGCGGTGTGGTGCTGATGCAGGGCGAAACCCGCACCCGCATCTGGGGCCTGCGTTTCGATATCCTCATCCGCCTGAAGGAAGAGGCGGAAACCACCATCGTCGATGTGCGCGTCGCCTCCCGCTACGGCCCGCATGATCTCGGCATGGGTGCTGCGATTGCCGAGGCCTATCTCGATACGCTGGATGCGGAAATGCAGGGTCTGAACGACAATTGA
- a CDS encoding MBL fold metallo-hydrolase — protein sequence MADPAFDLDFKPAYGEAVPVAPLIQRLTVNNPSAFTFHGTNSYIVGDRSVAVIDPGPEDEAHFQALMAALDGREVTHIFVSHTHRDHSPLARRLKEATGALTVAEGPHRAARPLHVGETNPFAESSDMAFAPDIALDDGQSLAGDGWTLTALHTPGHTANHAAFALEGSGIVFSADHVMAWATTIVAPPDGAMSDYMASLERLLARDDRLFLPGHGGPVTDPAAFMRGLRAHRRMREKAVLKRIRDGDRRIADMVKVIYASTDRRLHGAAALSVLAHIEDLIEKGEVRTDGAPSLLGEYFPA from the coding sequence ATGGCGGACCCGGCATTCGATCTCGATTTCAAGCCAGCCTATGGCGAGGCGGTTCCTGTCGCCCCGCTCATCCAGCGCCTCACCGTCAACAACCCTTCCGCCTTTACCTTCCATGGCACCAACTCCTATATCGTCGGCGACCGCTCCGTTGCCGTCATCGATCCCGGCCCGGAGGATGAGGCGCATTTTCAGGCGCTGATGGCGGCGCTCGATGGCCGTGAGGTAACCCATATCTTCGTCAGCCACACCCATCGCGATCACTCACCGCTGGCGCGGCGGCTGAAGGAAGCGACCGGGGCGCTGACGGTGGCAGAAGGCCCGCACCGTGCCGCCCGGCCACTGCATGTGGGCGAGACCAATCCCTTTGCCGAAAGCTCCGATATGGCTTTCGCGCCCGACATTGCGCTGGACGACGGGCAGAGCCTTGCCGGCGATGGCTGGACGTTGACCGCGCTGCATACGCCGGGGCACACCGCCAACCACGCCGCCTTTGCGCTCGAGGGCAGCGGCATCGTCTTTTCCGCCGATCATGTGATGGCCTGGGCCACCACCATCGTCGCACCGCCTGATGGAGCGATGAGCGACTACATGGCCTCACTGGAGCGGCTGCTCGCCCGCGACGACCGTCTGTTTCTGCCCGGCCATGGCGGGCCGGTCACCGATCCTGCCGCCTTCATGCGCGGGCTTCGCGCCCACCGCCGCATGCGGGAAAAGGCGGTTCTGAAGCGTATCCGGGACGGCGACAGACGGATCGCCGATATGGTGAAGGTCATCTATGCCAGCACCGACAGGCGCCTGCATGGGGCGGCCGCACTTTCCGTGCTGGCGCATATCGAGGATCTGATCGAAAAGGGCGAAGTGCGGACGGATGGCGCGCCTTCACTGCTGGGCGAGTATTTTCCGGCCTGA
- the mqo gene encoding malate dehydrogenase (quinone), whose protein sequence is MAVTPIDQDKSQLTDLSEETTLSHAFPLNRRQVLGGALAGLAAAALPSSPLLASTTAKKVDVLLIGGGIMSATLGVWLRELEPTWSMQILERLDGVALESSNGWNNAGTGHSALAELNYTPEDDNGNIKISQAININESFQISRQFWAWQVRNGVLKNPRSFINHTPHMSFVWGDENVAYLEKRYQALKASPLFAGMEFSTDPEQIKKWVPLMMEGRDPSQKIGATWSPLGTDMEFGEITRQFVSHLQSDQNFDLQVNSEVSDIQRNADGSWRVTYTNTKTDAEQVVDAKFVFIGAGGGALHLLQMSGVPEADDYAGFPVGGSFLINENPDVTMQHLAKAYGKASVGSPPMSVPHLDTRVLGGKRVILFGPFATFSTKFLKEGSYFDLVSSVTTSNAWPMVRVGIDEYPLVEYLAGQLMMSDDDRFAALKEYFPNAKQGEWRLWQAGQRVQIIKRDEEKGGVLRLGTEVVAAGDGSIAGLLGASPGASTAAPIMLSVLEKVFKDKVATPEWQAKLRQIVPSYGTKLNDDPEKVQQEWAYTAEHLQLPTPPQIDLDALKGAGAAPAGAPVKKVPDIAL, encoded by the coding sequence ATGGCCGTGACTCCCATCGATCAAGACAAATCCCAGCTCACTGATCTCTCTGAGGAAACCACCCTTTCCCATGCATTTCCGTTGAACCGCCGACAGGTTCTGGGCGGTGCGCTCGCCGGGCTTGCCGCAGCAGCGCTGCCCTCCTCTCCGCTTCTCGCCAGCACAACCGCCAAGAAGGTCGATGTGCTTTTGATCGGCGGCGGCATCATGAGCGCGACGCTCGGCGTGTGGCTGCGCGAACTGGAGCCCACCTGGTCTATGCAGATTCTGGAGCGGCTGGATGGCGTGGCGCTTGAAAGCTCCAACGGCTGGAACAATGCCGGCACCGGCCATTCCGCGCTTGCCGAACTGAACTACACGCCGGAAGACGACAACGGCAACATCAAGATCAGCCAGGCGATCAACATCAACGAATCCTTCCAGATTTCCCGGCAGTTCTGGGCATGGCAGGTGCGCAACGGCGTTTTGAAGAACCCGCGCTCCTTCATCAACCACACGCCGCATATGAGCTTCGTCTGGGGTGACGAGAACGTCGCCTATCTGGAAAAGCGTTATCAGGCGCTAAAGGCCAGCCCGCTTTTCGCCGGCATGGAATTCTCCACCGATCCGGAGCAGATCAAGAAGTGGGTGCCGCTGATGATGGAAGGCCGCGATCCTTCCCAGAAGATCGGCGCCACCTGGTCGCCGCTCGGCACCGACATGGAATTCGGCGAAATCACCCGCCAATTCGTATCGCATCTGCAGAGCGACCAGAATTTCGACCTGCAGGTCAATAGCGAGGTCTCCGACATCCAGCGTAATGCCGATGGCAGCTGGCGCGTGACCTATACCAACACCAAGACCGATGCCGAACAGGTGGTGGACGCGAAATTCGTGTTCATCGGCGCCGGCGGCGGCGCGCTGCATCTGTTGCAGATGTCCGGCGTTCCCGAAGCCGATGACTATGCCGGCTTCCCGGTGGGCGGCTCGTTCCTCATCAACGAGAACCCCGACGTGACGATGCAGCATCTGGCCAAGGCCTATGGCAAGGCCTCGGTCGGCTCACCGCCCATGTCGGTGCCGCATCTGGACACGCGCGTGCTGGGCGGCAAGCGCGTCATCCTGTTCGGACCTTTCGCCACCTTCTCCACCAAGTTCCTGAAGGAAGGCTCCTATTTCGATCTCGTCTCCTCCGTTACAACCAGCAATGCCTGGCCGATGGTGCGCGTGGGCATCGATGAATATCCGTTGGTGGAATATCTCGCCGGCCAGCTGATGATGTCGGATGACGACCGTTTTGCCGCGCTGAAGGAATATTTCCCCAATGCCAAGCAGGGCGAATGGCGCCTGTGGCAGGCCGGCCAGCGCGTGCAGATCATCAAGCGCGACGAAGAAAAGGGCGGCGTACTGCGGCTCGGCACCGAAGTCGTCGCCGCGGGTGATGGCAGCATCGCCGGCCTGCTCGGCGCTTCGCCGGGTGCCTCGACCGCGGCTCCGATCATGCTCAGCGTTCTCGAAAAGGTCTTCAAGGACAAGGTGGCAACGCCGGAATGGCAGGCGAAGCTGCGCCAGATCGTGCCGAGCTATGGCACGAAGCTCAATGACGACCCGGAGAAAGTTCAGCAGGAATGGGCCTATACCGCCGAACACCTGCAACTGCCGACCCCGCCGCAGATCGATCTTGATGCGCTGAAGGGTGCCGGTGCGGCCCCTGCGGGGGCACCGGTGAAGAAGGTGCCGGATATCGCGCTTTAA
- the cysN gene encoding sulfate adenylyltransferase subunit CysN, whose amino-acid sequence MSAAATNNASTATILPFAEHSKATRDTRPLRLITCGSVDDGKSTLIGRLLWDTKAVKEDQAATLHRDSGKQNDLGLPDFALLLDGLQAEREQGITIDVAYRYFATDRRAFIVADTPGHEQYTRNMATGASTADLAVLLVDARTGILEQTRRHATIAALMGIRQFVLAINKIDLTNYDKAGFELIAHEFRDFASNLGIKQITAIPMSALKGENVVLSGKASMPWYEGPTLVETLELATVRSTQSGGFRLPVQRVSRPGESFRGYQGTVAGGSVKPGDSVVVLPSGMVANVKQIVTFDLVRNAAVAGDAVTLVLDRQVDVSRGDMIVSIEAQPLTGLAFDAQIVALQPGGIEAGKRYWLKSGSRRQRVSVQPVSQLNLREGEWQAHETSLPMNAIGKVRLSFDETAIFDPYEQNRATGSFILIDPDTNNTVAGGMISAKRSTGAAEEQGDRVILSLPAALAEKLLAGELLARHRDEIDIRRTDAATASRLIGDLD is encoded by the coding sequence ATGAGTGCCGCTGCCACCAACAACGCCTCCACGGCCACCATTCTGCCCTTTGCCGAACATTCGAAGGCGACGCGCGACACGCGCCCGCTTCGTCTCATCACCTGCGGCAGCGTGGATGACGGCAAATCGACCCTGATCGGCCGTCTCCTCTGGGACACCAAGGCCGTCAAGGAAGACCAGGCCGCCACCCTGCACCGCGACAGCGGCAAGCAGAACGATCTCGGCCTGCCCGATTTCGCGCTGCTGCTCGACGGTTTGCAGGCCGAGCGCGAACAGGGCATCACCATCGATGTCGCCTATCGTTATTTCGCCACCGACCGACGCGCCTTCATCGTGGCCGATACGCCCGGCCATGAGCAATATACCCGTAACATGGCGACCGGCGCTTCCACCGCCGATCTCGCTGTGCTTTTGGTCGATGCGCGCACCGGCATTCTGGAACAGACGCGCCGCCACGCCACCATCGCGGCGCTGATGGGCATCCGGCAATTCGTGCTCGCCATCAACAAGATCGACCTGACGAACTACGACAAGGCCGGTTTCGAACTGATCGCCCACGAGTTCCGCGATTTCGCGTCCAACCTCGGCATCAAGCAGATCACCGCCATTCCGATGTCGGCGCTGAAGGGCGAAAACGTCGTGCTGTCTGGCAAGGCCTCCATGCCCTGGTATGAAGGCCCGACGCTGGTGGAGACGCTGGAGCTTGCCACCGTCCGCTCCACGCAATCTGGCGGCTTCCGCCTGCCCGTACAGCGCGTGTCGCGGCCGGGTGAAAGCTTCCGCGGGTATCAGGGCACGGTTGCCGGCGGTTCGGTGAAGCCGGGCGACAGCGTCGTCGTCCTGCCATCCGGCATGGTCGCCAATGTCAAACAGATCGTCACCTTCGATCTGGTACGCAATGCTGCTGTGGCGGGTGATGCCGTCACCCTCGTGCTCGACCGGCAGGTGGATGTTTCGCGCGGCGACATGATCGTTTCTATCGAGGCGCAGCCGCTCACGGGGCTTGCCTTCGATGCACAGATCGTTGCCCTGCAGCCGGGCGGCATCGAGGCCGGAAAACGCTATTGGCTCAAAAGCGGCAGCCGCCGCCAGCGCGTCAGCGTCCAGCCCGTCAGCCAGCTCAACCTCAGGGAAGGTGAATGGCAGGCGCATGAAACGTCGCTGCCGATGAATGCCATCGGCAAGGTGCGCCTCTCCTTCGACGAGACGGCGATCTTCGATCCCTATGAACAGAACCGGGCGACCGGCTCCTTCATCCTGATCGACCCTGACACCAACAACACGGTGGCGGGCGGCATGATATCGGCCAAGCGCAGCACGGGTGCTGCGGAGGAACAGGGCGACCGCGTCATCCTCTCGCTGCCTGCCGCTCTTGCGGAAAAGCTGCTGGCCGGTGAATTGCTCGCCAGGCACCGCGACGAGATCGACATCCGCCGCACGGATGCGGCGACAGCCTCGCGGCTCATCGGCGATCTCGACTGA
- the cysD gene encoding sulfate adenylyltransferase subunit CysD produces MSNAVHETDSKNTVASKPPLDPHLKALENEAIHIFREVAAEFDNPVMLYSIGKDSSVLLHLARKAFFPGRVPFPLLHVNTGWKFKEMIEFRDKIVKEYDLDLISYTNPRGASENVTPFSHGSALYTDIMKTEALRQALDAGGFDAAFGGARRDEEASRAKERIYSFRTPDHKWDPRNQRPELWNIYNGMVRKGESVRAFPLSNWTEVDIWRYIEAENIPLVPLYYAAERPYVERDGMMILAEDERLELLPGEEIQHGSIRFRTLGCFPLTGAIRSEAATLQEVIAELEIATVSERQGRAIDRDQSGSMEKKKREGYF; encoded by the coding sequence ATGTCCAACGCAGTCCACGAGACGGACAGCAAGAATACTGTCGCATCCAAGCCGCCGCTCGATCCCCATCTGAAGGCACTTGAAAACGAAGCTATTCATATCTTCCGCGAAGTCGCCGCCGAATTCGATAATCCTGTGATGCTCTATTCCATCGGCAAGGATTCGTCCGTGCTGCTGCATCTCGCGCGCAAGGCCTTCTTCCCCGGCCGCGTGCCCTTCCCGCTGCTGCACGTCAACACCGGCTGGAAGTTCAAGGAAATGATCGAATTCCGCGACAAGATCGTGAAGGAATATGACCTCGATCTCATTTCCTACACAAACCCGCGCGGCGCGAGCGAAAACGTGACGCCTTTCTCCCATGGATCGGCGCTTTACACCGACATCATGAAGACGGAAGCGCTGCGTCAGGCGCTGGACGCCGGCGGTTTCGACGCGGCCTTCGGCGGCGCACGCCGCGACGAGGAAGCAAGCCGCGCCAAGGAGCGCATCTATTCCTTCCGCACGCCCGACCATAAGTGGGACCCGCGCAACCAGCGCCCGGAACTGTGGAACATTTATAACGGCATGGTTCGCAAGGGCGAAAGCGTACGCGCCTTCCCGCTCTCAAACTGGACCGAAGTGGACATCTGGCGCTATATCGAAGCGGAAAACATTCCGCTGGTGCCGCTCTATTATGCCGCCGAGCGCCCTTACGTGGAACGCGACGGCATGATGATCCTTGCCGAGGACGAACGCCTTGAACTGCTGCCCGGTGAAGAGATCCAGCACGGCTCGATCCGCTTCCGCACGCTCGGCTGCTTCCCGCTGACGGGCGCGATCCGCTCCGAAGCGGCGACGCTTCAGGAAGTCATCGCCGAGCTGGAAATCGCCACCGTTTCCGAACGGCAGGGCCGCGCCATCGACCGCGATCAATCCGGCTCGATGGAGAAGAAGAAGCGCGAGGGCTATTTCTGA
- a CDS encoding phosphoadenylyl-sulfate reductase yields the protein MEIPDVTMTINSANASADAASLDATLAGLDLAGRLSFIAGLGGRAVFTTSLGIEDQVITAAIGTHRLPIDVVTLETGRLFKETVDLIEETEERFGIEIRRFRPEQDDIDAYAAKYGLNGFYESIEARHACCHVRKLIPLGKALEGAAFWVTGLRRGQSGNRATTPFAEFDAERNLIKINALADWDIDQIQAYVASENIPVNPLHARGYPSIGCEPCTRAIKPGEPERAGRWWWENDEKRECGLHVAGAEQTSAISAIPQR from the coding sequence ATGGAAATCCCGGACGTGACAATGACGATCAATTCAGCAAATGCCTCTGCCGATGCCGCCTCCCTCGATGCCACGCTTGCCGGGCTCGATCTGGCGGGTCGGCTTTCGTTTATCGCCGGCCTCGGCGGCCGTGCGGTTTTCACCACCAGCCTCGGTATAGAGGATCAGGTCATTACCGCCGCCATCGGCACGCATCGTCTGCCGATCGATGTCGTGACGCTGGAGACCGGCCGGCTGTTCAAGGAAACCGTCGATCTCATCGAGGAAACCGAAGAACGTTTCGGCATCGAAATCCGCCGGTTCCGGCCGGAACAGGACGATATCGACGCCTATGCCGCTAAATACGGTCTCAATGGCTTTTACGAAAGCATCGAGGCGCGTCACGCCTGCTGTCATGTCAGAAAGCTGATCCCACTCGGCAAGGCGCTGGAAGGTGCGGCCTTCTGGGTCACCGGCCTCAGGCGCGGCCAGTCGGGCAACCGCGCGACGACGCCTTTCGCCGAGTTCGACGCCGAGCGTAATCTCATCAAGATCAATGCTCTGGCGGACTGGGACATCGACCAGATCCAGGCTTATGTCGCCTCTGAAAACATCCCCGTCAATCCGTTGCATGCGCGTGGTTACCCCTCCATCGGCTGCGAGCCGTGTACGCGCGCCATCAAGCCCGGCGAGCCTGAGCGCGCCGGACGATGGTGGTGGGAAAACGACGAGAAGCGCGAATGCGGTCTTCACGTCGCCGGTGCGGAACAGACATCCGCCATTTCCGCCATCCCGCAACGATAA
- a CDS encoding RrF2 family transcriptional regulator produces MISQKAKYALRALLSLAKADGGCPVQISDIAREQAIPKKFLEQILLEMKKERIVESRRGKQGGYLLARPATDITFGEVLRLIDGPLAPLPCLSQTAYRRCEDCDGEKQCEIRHVFARVADATRNILFNTTVADAVAGVDVPELLTA; encoded by the coding sequence ATGATTTCGCAGAAGGCAAAATATGCGCTAAGGGCGCTTCTTTCGCTGGCAAAGGCCGACGGCGGCTGTCCTGTGCAAATTTCCGATATTGCTCGCGAACAGGCCATTCCGAAAAAATTCCTGGAACAGATTCTTCTCGAAATGAAGAAGGAACGCATCGTCGAAAGCCGGCGTGGCAAGCAGGGCGGTTATCTGCTGGCGCGTCCGGCGACCGACATCACCTTCGGCGAGGTGCTGCGCCTCATCGATGGGCCTCTCGCTCCCTTGCCCTGTCTGTCACAGACCGCCTATCGCCGCTGCGAGGATTGCGATGGCGAGAAGCAATGCGAGATCCGCCACGTCTTCGCCCGCGTGGCAGATGCCACCCGCAACATCCTTTTCAATACCACCGTTGCCGATGCCGTTGCCGGTGTTGATGTGCCCGAGCTTTTGACGGCCTGA
- a CDS encoding sulfate ABC transporter substrate-binding protein, with amino-acid sequence MSKLLSGLSVIALSLSLALGGAGSAAAQTKLLNVSYDPTRELYKDFNEAFAKKWKADTGEDVTIQQSHGGSGKQARSVIDGLEADVVTLALQSDIDAIVQNSGKINKDWRTRLPHNSSPYTSTIVFLVRKGNPKGIHNWGDLVKGDVQIVTPNPKTSGGARWNYLAAWAWANEEFKGDKDKIKAYVGELYKRAPVLDTGARGSTVTFAQRQIGDVLLAWENEAYLAGQEFGADAFDIVVPPISILAEPPVAVVDANVDAKGTRKAAEAYLQYLYSDEGQNIAAKHFYRPSNPAVVSKDLLKQLPDIKLVTIDDPQFGGWAKAQPEHFGDGGIFDQIYKPAK; translated from the coding sequence ATGTCCAAGCTTCTGTCCGGTTTGAGCGTTATTGCTCTTAGCCTTTCATTGGCTCTTGGCGGCGCTGGCTCGGCCGCCGCGCAGACCAAGCTGCTCAATGTGTCCTACGATCCGACCCGTGAGCTCTACAAGGATTTCAACGAGGCCTTCGCCAAGAAGTGGAAGGCCGATACCGGTGAAGACGTCACCATCCAGCAGTCGCATGGCGGCTCCGGCAAGCAGGCGCGTTCGGTTATCGACGGTCTGGAAGCGGACGTGGTGACGCTGGCGCTGCAGAGCGACATCGACGCCATCGTCCAGAATTCCGGCAAGATCAACAAGGATTGGCGCACCCGTCTGCCGCACAATTCCTCACCCTATACCTCCACAATCGTCTTCCTGGTGCGCAAGGGCAACCCGAAAGGCATCCATAACTGGGGTGATCTGGTGAAGGGCGACGTACAGATCGTGACGCCGAACCCGAAAACCTCGGGCGGCGCGCGCTGGAATTATCTGGCGGCCTGGGCCTGGGCGAACGAAGAGTTCAAGGGTGACAAGGACAAGATCAAGGCCTATGTCGGCGAGCTCTATAAGCGCGCGCCCGTTCTCGATACTGGCGCCCGCGGCTCCACGGTGACGTTCGCACAGCGCCAGATCGGCGACGTGCTGCTCGCCTGGGAAAACGAAGCCTATCTGGCCGGCCAGGAATTCGGTGCTGACGCTTTCGATATCGTCGTGCCGCCGATCTCGATCCTTGCCGAGCCGCCGGTCGCCGTGGTTGACGCCAATGTCGATGCCAAGGGCACCCGCAAGGCGGCGGAAGCCTACCTGCAATATCTCTATTCCGACGAGGGCCAGAATATTGCGGCGAAGCACTTCTACCGTCCATCCAACCCAGCCGTGGTTTCCAAGGACCTGCTGAAGCAGCTGCCTGACATCAAGCTCGTCACCATCGACGACCCGCAGTTTGGCGGTTGGGCCAAGGCGCAGCCGGAACATTTTGGTGACGGCGGCATCTTCGACCAGATTTACAAGCCCGCGAAGTAA
- the cysT gene encoding sulfate ABC transporter permease subunit CysT, which produces MSNNISGNRWKWRQSSVIPGFGLTFGYTVTYLFLIILIPLGGLVWSTAKLGFADFIAIATDSRTLNALRVSFGTAFLAALVNAVFGVIVAWVLTRYRFPGRRFVDAIVDLPFALPTAVAGIALTTLYANRGWVGSLFEPFGIKIAFTPTGIVIALIFIGLPFVVRTVQPVMEEIDRQVEEVAATLGANRFQTITRVLLPSLTPAILTGFALAFARGVGEYGSVIFIAGNIPYVSEIAPLLIVIRLEEFNYAAATGIATIMLIISFAMLFLINLIQAWSRKRYGYV; this is translated from the coding sequence ATGAGCAATAATATTTCCGGAAACAGGTGGAAGTGGCGGCAGTCGAGTGTCATACCCGGCTTCGGCCTGACGTTCGGTTACACCGTCACCTATCTGTTTCTCATCATTCTTATTCCGCTCGGCGGCCTTGTCTGGTCCACGGCGAAACTGGGTTTTGCAGATTTCATTGCGATTGCCACCGATAGCCGCACGCTGAATGCGCTGCGTGTCAGTTTTGGGACGGCCTTCCTCGCCGCACTGGTCAACGCGGTTTTCGGCGTCATCGTCGCCTGGGTTCTGACGCGTTACCGCTTTCCCGGCCGTCGTTTCGTTGATGCCATCGTCGATCTGCCCTTCGCCCTGCCAACGGCGGTGGCAGGCATCGCGCTCACCACGCTTTATGCCAATCGCGGCTGGGTCGGTTCGCTGTTCGAACCCTTCGGCATCAAGATTGCCTTTACCCCGACCGGCATCGTCATCGCGCTCATCTTCATCGGTCTACCCTTTGTAGTCCGTACCGTGCAGCCGGTCATGGAAGAGATCGACCGGCAGGTGGAGGAAGTGGCAGCGACGCTCGGCGCCAACCGGTTCCAGACCATCACCCGCGTTCTGCTGCCGAGCCTCACTCCGGCCATCCTCACCGGCTTTGCGCTCGCCTTCGCGCGCGGTGTCGGCGAATATGGCTCGGTCATCTTCATCGCCGGCAATATCCCTTACGTCTCGGAAATCGCGCCGCTCCTCATCGTCATCCGGCTGGAGGAGTTCAATTACGCGGCCGCGACCGGCATCGCCACCATCATGCTGATCATCTCCTTCGCCATGCTGTTCCTCATCAATCTCATTCAGGCCTGGAGCCGCAAGAGGTACGGTTATGTCTGA